The nucleotide sequence GATTGCGCAAGCTGCTCCCTCATATACTGGATAGCTTGTTCGATATATTGCTGCTGACGTTCTTCTTGCTTACGGCTGGGATTGAGTCCCAGCAGACTTAGCAAATAACGAACGGTTTGGGATACGTGTACATGGTGGGGGATGGAATAGGGCTTCGTTAGTAAAATGTCATAGCATTGATGAAATAAAGTTACGAATTTCTCTTCATCGCCTGCTGATAGCTGCATCGGGTTGTCCAGTAGGTTCAGTGAATGGAGGAAAGCTGCGGATGCATCGCCGCTCAGATGAAACCAGAATATACTCCAGGGGTCGTTGAGATCTGCACCGTAACAATGAGGAATTCCAGCAGGCAGGATGACCATTGTACGCTCGGTTAGGCGTAACGGCTGTTTCTGGTCAATCGTCACTGTACCTTCTCCACCTATACAATAAATGAGGATGTGCGAGTCACATCCTTCTTTGCGTTCTCTGAAGTGGTTCATCGCACGTGGGTAATAGCCAATGTCTGTAATGAACAAAGGTGAGATTAGCGGATGAAGGATAATCTCATTCAGAATATAGGGGGGCAACACTACAATTTTCTCCGATTGAAAACCATCAGCCTTTCTCACCATTACGAGTCGCCAGCCTCTCAACTATTTTTCTAAATCGTATATTAAAATCAGAATATCGTCCATCATAAACAGGATATTGTGAATTGTTGGAAGGACTGCTCTCAGGTAATGTTGTCTTAAGTCATAAGACATCTAACAGGGAGTGAGCTCATTGTCTAGGTTCCAGGGAAAAGCCCGTGTGTGGGAAGAACAAGTGGAAATTCCGACATACGAAGCCGGCAAGCCGGACAAAAATCCAATGTTTCTCGATAAGCGCGTGTATCAAGGGAGTTCAGGGCGTGTGTATCCTCATCCTGTCATCGATAAGATTGAAGATGCACGTACAATGAAGACTTACCGCATGATGATCTTGGAAAATACTTATTTACGGATCGAGATTATGCCAGAGCTTGGCGGTCGAATTTATCGAGCGGTGGACAAGACGAACAATTATGACTTCGTGTACTACAACAGAGTCATTAAGCCAGCGTTAGTGGGACTTGCAGGACCTTGGATTTCTGGAGGGATTGAATTTAATTGGCCACAGCACCATCGTCCAAACACGTATGGACCAGTCGAATGCAAGCTGGAGGAACATGATGACGGTCGTGCAACGGTATGGGTGAGCGAAATCGATCGCATGTATGGAACGAAGATGACGGCAGCATTTACGCTCTACCCGGACAAGGCTTATTTGGAGATCGATGCGCAGCTCTATAATCGCACAGCTCAGCCACAGACGTTCCTTTGGTGGGCGAATCCGGCAGTTGCTGTCAACGAGCATACACAGTCGGTATTTCCACCCGATGTGACGGCGGTATTCGATCATGGGAAGCGGGACGTCTCGAAATTCCCAATCGCGACAGGCACTTATTATAAGATGGATTATTCAGCTGGTGTGGACATCTCGCGGTATAAGAACATTCCAGTGCCTACATCTTATATGGCGTACAAGTCTGACTTTAATTTCGTGGGAGGCTATGATCACGGAGTAAAGGCTGGACTCCTTCATGTGGCGAATCGACATATTTCACCTGGGAAGAAGCAATGGACGTGGGGGAATGGGCATTTCGGTCAAGCTTGGGATCGTAATTTAACAGATGAAGATGGTCCATACATTGAGCTGATGACAGGCGTATATACAGATAATCAGCCAGACTTCGCGTGGCTTCAGCCCTATGAGACGAAGGCCTTCAAGCAGTATTTTATGCCGTATAAGGATATTGGAGCAGTGAAAAATGCATCGATTGAAGCGACTGTTAATTTAGAGGTGGACAATGCTCAAGCGACAGTTCAAGTGTATGCAACGTCGCTATTCGAACGTGCAACAGTGGAGCTTGCGAGCAAGCAGAAGAGCTATTGGAAGGAGGTTGTTTCGCTTTCTCCTGAGTTGACTTTTACTGCTACTGTGCCATTAACGGCGGGTGTTGAAGCACATCAGCTTGCCGTGACGGTTAGTGATAAATCTGGTCGGATACTAGTGAGCTATCAGCCGAGCCAGCCTTCGATTGAGCAAGTGCCTGATGCAGCGAAGCCACTTCCTGAGCCGGAACAGCTACTGACGATTGAGGAGCTCTACTTAGCGGGGCTTCATCTGGAGCAGTATCGTCACGCAACGTTTGAACCGGAGGTCTATTATTTGGAGGGGCTGAAACGTGATAAGGGTGACGTTCGGATTAATGTTGCTTACGGGACGTTGCTACTGCGACGGGGACTGCTTCAAGAGAGTGAAGCATATTTCCGGACAGCGATTGAGCGGCTAACATGTCGGAATCCCAATCCTTATGATAGCGAAGCCTATTATCAATTAGGGGTTACATTGAAGCTACAAGGACGCGAAGACGAAGCGTTCACAGCGTTATATAAAGCGGTATGGTCCGCAGCTTGGCAAGATAGTGGCTATTTCGTGCTGGCGCAGATTGCTGCAGGAAGAGGCTCATTCGAGGAAGCTTTAGAGCTGATTGAGCGTTCACTTAGCCGCAACACGCACAATTATAAAGCGCGTCATCTTAAGTCGGCGATTCTCCGAAAGCTTGGTCGATTGGAGGAAGCTATAAATTGGAGTCGAGAGACGATCGGGATGGATATAGCCGACTTCGGTGCGCATCAGGAACTACGACTTGCGTTGCAAGCATCAGGAGATGCTGCGCAAGCGGAACAAGTATGCGAGCTATTGAAAGGATTGCTAAGAGGAGATGCCCATAACATTATTGCGCTTGCTTCGGACTATGAGGGTGCAGGTCTTTATGAAGAAGCAATCAATGGGTTGCAAGTAGCTGTACATGACGGTTTAGTGTATCCGATGGTTCATTACACACTGGGCTATCTACACGGCAAGCTTAGACAAGAACAACAGGCGCTGCAAAGCTTAAAGCATGGCAGCTTAGCGAAGTCTGATTATTGCTTCCCCAATACATTGTTTGACCTCGCAGTACTCAAATATGCGATCGATAAGCAAGCTGAAGATGCGAAGGCACATTATTATATTGGCAATCTACTCTATGATAAGAAGCGTCCGCTTGAAGCTCTAGCACATTGGGAGACTTCTGCTGAGCTTGATCCTAGCTTTGCGACCGTACATCGTAATTTGGCATTAGCTTACTTCAATAAATTGAATGAGCCAGAGAAAGCGTGCGTTGCGCTCGATCGTGCATTTGCTTGCGACTCTACCGATGCGCGTGTGTTCTATGAACGAGATCAATTAGCGAAGAAGTTAGGTGTATCTCCTGACGAACGGCTTGCGAGATTGGAGCAGCATGTAGAACTGATTAGGGCAAGGGATGATCTTTATTTGGAATATGTCACCTTGCACAATGTGTTGAAGCGCCATACGACTGCGATTGAACTCATTATGGAACGCGTGTTTCATCCGTGGGAAGGTGGCGAAGGCAAAATTCCTGCGCAATACATCTTGGCTAATGTGGAGTTAGGTAAGCAACTGTTGCGACAGCGGCAATATGAAGACGCCATCGACCATCTTCACCAAGCGCTTCAATATCCCGACAATATCGGTGAGGGCAAGCTGTTGGGTGCGCAGGAGAACGATATTTTCTACTATATGGGTTGTGCATTTGAGGGGATGGGGCAGGATGAGCAGGCAATAAATTGCTTTGTAGTAGCTTCGAAAGGACTAGATCAACCCACAAGTGCGATGTATTATAACGATCAACCACCGGAGCAAATTTTCTATCAAGGGTTAGCGTGGAAGAAGCTGCATAATGATCGCGAAGCGAATCGTAGATTTCATAAGCTAATCGACTACGCGGAAAAGCACCTATTCGACAAGGTGAAGATTGACTACTTTGCGGTATCGTTACCTGATTTTCTTGTGTTCGAGGATGATCTTGATCGCAGGAATGAAATCCATTGTAGATTTATGAGAGGGTTAGGCTTACTAGGTTTAGGCAAGGTCGCCGAAGCGAAACAGGAGCTGGAGCAAGTTCTTCGTTTGGACGGTCATCACCAAGGTGCACAAATTCATTTGGAGCTACAACTATAATAGGGGGACTCAATATGTCAATCCATTCGTTACAGCTTAATGCGGGGAATAAGGAGATCAAACCAGGTAAGCTAGCGCGTAATTCAGGCGGTAACCCACTAGGAGAAACCTATGGCTTTACTAATTTCTATATGACTCGCAATGGAGCACCCATTATACCCGTTGTCGGTGAATTTCACTTCTCCAGGTTCTCTTATTTACAGTGGGAGGAAGAGCTGCTCAAGATGAAGGCAGGAGGCGTTCATGTCATTGCCACCTATGTGTTCTGGATTTTTCACGAGGAGGAAGAAGGAGTCTTCGATTGGAGTGGAAGCCGTAACCTCAGACATTTCATAGATTTATGCGCAAAGGTTCAGTTGCCCCTCATATTGCGAATTGGACCGTTCTGTCATGGAGAAGTTCGTAATGGTGGCATACCGGATTGGGTGTTCAGCAAGCCGCTGGAAATCCGTTCGAATGATCCGACCTACCTTCAATATGCGAAACGATTATATCGTCAAATTGCTAAGCAGGTTAAGGGGACATTTTATCGGGAAGGCGGGCCAGTTATCGGAGTGCAGTTGGAAAATGAGTACATGCACTGCGGTGCACCCAATGATGCATGGGGATATAAGTCAGGTGTATATTTATCATCGGGTAACGGTGGAAACGACCACTTGGCAGAGCTGCGCCATCTTGCAGAAGAGGCGGGTATTCGTCCAATGTTCTTCTCTGCTACTGCTTGGGGGGGAGCTGCTGTACTCGAAACGGATACATTGCCGATGTTGGCGGGATATGCGTATACGCCATGGATTCCGAATCAACCACCGAGTGGTGAATATATTTACCGCGACTTGCATGTAAATCCTGCCGAGCCTGTTAATTATGACACACTAGAATACCCTGTGGCGTATTGCGAGATGGCAGGCGGTATGCAGGTAAGCTATCATGCGCGTCCTTGGGTGAGTGCAGACAGTGTAGAAGCGATGTCGCTAGTGAAGCTTGCAAGCGGGAGCAACCTATTAGGCTATTACATGTATCATGGCGGTTCCAATCCTGTTGGGAAGCATGGATATTTGAATGAGTCTGCACTGCCAAAAATTACGTACGACTATCAATCACCGTTAGGTGAGTTCGGTCATGTCGCACCTTCATACCATCGTATCCGGTCGCTGTCGTTATTTCTTGAAGCCTATGGCGAATGGCTTGCTCCAATGGGGACACAATTGCCTGAAGGACAAAGTACGATAGATCCGACCGATACAGATTCACTTCGGTGGTGCGTTCGTCATCGCGACGGGGCAGGCTTCCTCTTCCTCAATAACTTTCAAGATCATGTGGACATGCCTGACCGCGAATCATTGCAATTTAAGCTTCAAACGTCTAAAGGCGAGGTCGCCTTTCCATATCAAGGCACAATCGGTTTGAAAAGCGGAGCGAGCGCAGTATTCCCATTCAACCTCAACATCGATGGCGTTGAGATCGTATCCGCGACCGTGCAACCATTGACACGGTTCAAGGTAGCAGATCAGGCTGTACTCGTATTTTATGCGCATGAAGGATTGAAGCCGGAGCTCCTATTCCATTGCGATCAGGTTGTAAATGTGAGTACGGATGCAGGGGATGTTCGCCAAGAGGGTGAAGTATGGATCGTACACCCTGTTGCAGGCAAGGAGTATTCTATCTCGCTTGAGCTAGTAGGCGGACAAAAGGCACTCGTTCTAGTATTGACGCGAGAAGAGGCGCTGCAGACATATCGTTTCTCCCTATGGGGTGAGGAGCGCTTGTTCATCAGTAATAGCGATCTTTATCAGCAAGGCGAGCAGCTAATAACGGCATCTAAGGGAAATGAACTATGGGAAGTGTATATGTACCCTGCGAGTGAGCTTGAGCTCGGTGTGCAGGTCGGGTCTTGTTCAAGTGGACAAGCCGGAGTATTCCAAAGGTATGAATTGAAGGTAGATTCGTACGTACCGAGTGTGGATATTCGTATGCCATCCGAGCGTAGTGCGATGCTCACGGTGGATACAGAGTGGCCAGATACAGTAAGAGATGTCTTCCTTCATATCTCTTATGATGGAGATGTTGCTGCGGCGTATGTTGGCAATCAGATGATTACAGACCATATTCACTACGGGGATACGTGGCGGATCGGACTGCAAGCGTTCCAGCTAGAGCTTATTGATCGTGAGCTACATCTGTCCATTACGCCTCTTCGTAAAGGGACGACGCATACTTTCGTCAATCAGGCATTTGTTGAGCGGTTTGATGGTGTGGAGATTGCTGCGTTCCATCAGATTAAGGCTGTTCCACATTATGTGGTGGCACTTTATCGCTCCAATATAGGGGTAAAAGAGCAAATTTCAATAATCTAACCAAGAAGAAAGTGATATTGGCTAATTATCACAGTAGTTTCCTCCTTCCATAATAGGTGTAAGCGTATTCAATAACTATTTATTGGGGAGGTTAGAACGTGAGAATGAAACAAAAGATAGTCTCTGTTTTTTTATCAGTGTTGTTGGCGTTAAGTTCATTTTCTTTCAACATGGGGACTACATCGGCTGCAGCTTCGGAAAGTAATTATATTGCGAATGGAGGCTTTGAATCCGATTTTTGGAGTGATCACTCATGGAGTGTGGAAACGGCAGACTGGAGTAAAGTGGATATTCAGAGATATGCATATGCTGGAGATCAATATATCACAAAGGATGAAGGAGCTTACAGCTTCAAATATTGGATCAAAGATTCAGCTGTTGTAAACCAATTGATCACAGTGGAGCAGACCATTCCGTTACTTCCTGCTGGAAGATATAAGCTTTCGGCTAATTCAATGGGCGGAGATGGAGTTCAAGTGGGAAATGTTGAATTGTTTGTAGGAAACAAGAAGTCACCTGTAGTTGCCACCAAAGGCTATAATCAATGGGGTAAGGTCAGCCTGGAATTTGTCTTGGATCAGGATACCACTGATCTTGCGATCGGGGCGAACATAAGTGGCGCTCCAAATGCATATGGACATCTGGATAGCTTTGAATTGAAACAAGTACCCCCTCCGGTAGCTGCGGACATTTTTGTGGAGAGAGTGGTAGGACTCCAGTCCGACTTTATTAAGGGCGTGGATATCTCCAGTATTATTTCTTTAGAAAATAGCGGAGTCAAGTTTTATAATGAGAACGGAGTAGAGCAGGATATCTTTAAGACTGTAGCTGATGCTGGGGTTAATTACATTCGGGTACGTGTTTGGAATGATCCTTTTGATTCAAACGGAAAAGGTTATGGCGGTGGCAACAATGATCTGGCAACCGCGATCAAAATCGGCAAAAGAGCGACTGCTAATGGTATGAAGCTGCTGGTCGACTTCCATTATTCCGACTTTTGGGCCGATCCGGGCAAGCAGCATACACCTAAGGCGTGGGCAAATTTGAGCTTTGGAGATAAGAAGACCGCACTTTACACCTATACCAAAGAAAGCCTGCAAGCCATGAAATCGGCGGGTATTGATATTGGCATGGTTCAGGTGGGCAATGAAACCAATGGACAATTCGTCGGCGAATCCAATTGGACGAATATGAGCGAATTGTTTAATGCGGGAAGTGCAGCGATCCGAGAGGTCGACCCTAACATTCTGATCGCACTGCATTTTACGAATCCAGAGTCAACGGGCAGATATGCTGGATATGCGAAAACCTTGAAAGATAATAATGTAGTCTATGATGTATTTGCAAGCTCTTATTACCCTTTCTGGCACGGCACATTAAGTAATCTGACATCCGAGCTGAAGCAGGTTGCTGATACTTATGGAAAAAAAGTAATGGTAGCCGAAACCTCTTACGCTTACACCGCTGAAGACGGGGATGGGCACGAAAATACAGCGCCTAAGAGCTCAGGTCAAACGCTGGACTACTCTATCAGCATTCAAGGTCAGGCCAATTCGCTTAGAGACGTGATCGAAGCTGTTGCGAATGTGGGTGAAGCGGGAATTGGTGTGTTTTATTGGGAGGCCGCGTGGCTTCCAGTAGGTCCGAAAGAAAACCTGGAGCAAAATAAAATGATTTGGGAACAACACGGATCG is from Candidatus Cohnella colombiensis and encodes:
- a CDS encoding AraC family transcriptional regulator, producing the protein MVRKADGFQSEKIVVLPPYILNEIILHPLISPLFITDIGYYPRAMNHFRERKEGCDSHILIYCIGGEGTVTIDQKQPLRLTERTMVILPAGIPHCYGADLNDPWSIFWFHLSGDASAAFLHSLNLLDNPMQLSAGDEEKFVTLFHQCYDILLTKPYSIPHHVHVSQTVRYLLSLLGLNPSRKQEERQQQYIEQAIQYMREQLAQSLTLEELTTHTQVSKQHLNALFKLSTGFAPIDYYHRMKIQRAAQLLDLTELSIKEICHSLGFKDPYYFSRMFKKIIGVSPSRYRSQLKG
- a CDS encoding DUF5107 domain-containing protein, giving the protein MSRFQGKARVWEEQVEIPTYEAGKPDKNPMFLDKRVYQGSSGRVYPHPVIDKIEDARTMKTYRMMILENTYLRIEIMPELGGRIYRAVDKTNNYDFVYYNRVIKPALVGLAGPWISGGIEFNWPQHHRPNTYGPVECKLEEHDDGRATVWVSEIDRMYGTKMTAAFTLYPDKAYLEIDAQLYNRTAQPQTFLWWANPAVAVNEHTQSVFPPDVTAVFDHGKRDVSKFPIATGTYYKMDYSAGVDISRYKNIPVPTSYMAYKSDFNFVGGYDHGVKAGLLHVANRHISPGKKQWTWGNGHFGQAWDRNLTDEDGPYIELMTGVYTDNQPDFAWLQPYETKAFKQYFMPYKDIGAVKNASIEATVNLEVDNAQATVQVYATSLFERATVELASKQKSYWKEVVSLSPELTFTATVPLTAGVEAHQLAVTVSDKSGRILVSYQPSQPSIEQVPDAAKPLPEPEQLLTIEELYLAGLHLEQYRHATFEPEVYYLEGLKRDKGDVRINVAYGTLLLRRGLLQESEAYFRTAIERLTCRNPNPYDSEAYYQLGVTLKLQGREDEAFTALYKAVWSAAWQDSGYFVLAQIAAGRGSFEEALELIERSLSRNTHNYKARHLKSAILRKLGRLEEAINWSRETIGMDIADFGAHQELRLALQASGDAAQAEQVCELLKGLLRGDAHNIIALASDYEGAGLYEEAINGLQVAVHDGLVYPMVHYTLGYLHGKLRQEQQALQSLKHGSLAKSDYCFPNTLFDLAVLKYAIDKQAEDAKAHYYIGNLLYDKKRPLEALAHWETSAELDPSFATVHRNLALAYFNKLNEPEKACVALDRAFACDSTDARVFYERDQLAKKLGVSPDERLARLEQHVELIRARDDLYLEYVTLHNVLKRHTTAIELIMERVFHPWEGGEGKIPAQYILANVELGKQLLRQRQYEDAIDHLHQALQYPDNIGEGKLLGAQENDIFYYMGCAFEGMGQDEQAINCFVVASKGLDQPTSAMYYNDQPPEQIFYQGLAWKKLHNDREANRRFHKLIDYAEKHLFDKVKIDYFAVSLPDFLVFEDDLDRRNEIHCRFMRGLGLLGLGKVAEAKQELEQVLRLDGHHQGAQIHLELQL
- a CDS encoding beta-galactosidase, with product MSIHSLQLNAGNKEIKPGKLARNSGGNPLGETYGFTNFYMTRNGAPIIPVVGEFHFSRFSYLQWEEELLKMKAGGVHVIATYVFWIFHEEEEGVFDWSGSRNLRHFIDLCAKVQLPLILRIGPFCHGEVRNGGIPDWVFSKPLEIRSNDPTYLQYAKRLYRQIAKQVKGTFYREGGPVIGVQLENEYMHCGAPNDAWGYKSGVYLSSGNGGNDHLAELRHLAEEAGIRPMFFSATAWGGAAVLETDTLPMLAGYAYTPWIPNQPPSGEYIYRDLHVNPAEPVNYDTLEYPVAYCEMAGGMQVSYHARPWVSADSVEAMSLVKLASGSNLLGYYMYHGGSNPVGKHGYLNESALPKITYDYQSPLGEFGHVAPSYHRIRSLSLFLEAYGEWLAPMGTQLPEGQSTIDPTDTDSLRWCVRHRDGAGFLFLNNFQDHVDMPDRESLQFKLQTSKGEVAFPYQGTIGLKSGASAVFPFNLNIDGVEIVSATVQPLTRFKVADQAVLVFYAHEGLKPELLFHCDQVVNVSTDAGDVRQEGEVWIVHPVAGKEYSISLELVGGQKALVLVLTREEALQTYRFSLWGEERLFISNSDLYQQGEQLITASKGNELWEVYMYPASELELGVQVGSCSSGQAGVFQRYELKVDSYVPSVDIRMPSERSAMLTVDTEWPDTVRDVFLHISYDGDVAAAYVGNQMITDHIHYGDTWRIGLQAFQLELIDRELHLSITPLRKGTTHTFVNQAFVERFDGVEIAAFHQIKAVPHYVVALYRSNIGVKEQISII